A part of Solenopsis invicta isolate M01_SB chromosome 2, UNIL_Sinv_3.0, whole genome shotgun sequence genomic DNA contains:
- the LOC105197511 gene encoding uridine phosphorylase 1 isoform X2 produces the protein MSLLLDEEELDEYSDGSVRLRNPNIELMDQDILYHLALGSGSHDLVEMFGDVKFVCMGGTPKRMEHFANYIMKEIGHKLPAGTTLLDITKNSYRYSMYKVGPVLSISHGMGIPSVSILLHEVIKLMYHARVKDPVFIRIGTCGGVGHEGGTVVISEEALDEMMRPHMELMVLGKLVRRPAKLDRQLARDLKALAHRDDPYDTVIGKTMCSNDFYEGQGRLDGAFCEFTENDKMEYLTKLQKAGVVNIEMESLCFAALTHHAGIQSAVVCVTLLDRLKGDQVMAPKEVLEEWQMRPQKLVARYITTYLQRKGRLSLEGHGSFYVKSPRRFKLVQQESENYD, from the exons GTACAGCGATGGCTCCGTACGATTACGAAACCCCAATATCGAACTCATGGATCAAGACATATTGTACCATCTCGCACTCGGCAGCGGCTCCCACGATCTGGTTGAGATGTTCGGTGACGTCAAG TTTGTCTGCATGGGCGGAACGCCGAAAAGGATGGAGCATTTCGCTAACTACATCATGAAGGAGATAGGTCACAAGCTACCAGCGGGAACGACTCTTCTCGACATCACCAAGAATTCCTACCGCTATTCGATGTACAAAGTTGGCCCGGTTCTATCTATCAGC CACGGAATGGGTATACCCTCGGTTAGCATTCTGCTCCACGAAGTTATCAAGCTAATGTACCACGCAAGGGTAAAGGATCCAGTCTTCATCAGGATCGGCACTTGCGGTGGTGTTGGTCATGAAGGCGGCACGGTAGTTATCTCGGAAGAAGCCCTTGATGAAATGATGAGGCCTCATATGGAATTG ATGGTGCTCGGAAAATTGGTGCGCCGACCGGCGAAGCTCGACCGGCAATTGGCTCGCGACCTGAAGGCCCTGGCCCACCGCGATGATCCCTACGACACCGTGATCGGCAAGACCATGTGCTCAAACGACTTCTACGAGGGCCAGGGCCGCCTGGATGGCGCGTTCTGCGAATTCACGGAGAACGACAAGATGGAGTACCTCACCAAGCTGCAGAAGGCCGGAGTGGTGAACATCGAGATGGAAAGTCTCTGCTTCGCTGCGCTGACACATCACGCCGGCATCCAGTCTGCCGTCGTGTGTGTAACGCTATTGGACCGACTCAAAGGCGACCAG GTTATGGCGCCCAAGGAAGTGTTGGAAGAATGGCAGATGCGACCACAGAAGCTGGTCGCACGCTACATCACCACGTACCTTCAGCGCAAGGGCCGCCTATCCCTGGAGGGACACGGCTCCTTTTACGTGAAGAGCCCGCGCCGGTTCAAACTGGTACAGCAGGAGTCTGAgaattatgattaa